A stretch of Desulfotalea psychrophila LSv54 DNA encodes these proteins:
- a CDS encoding FprA family A-type flavoprotein, whose amino-acid sequence MNKNKLAKGIYWVGAVDWDVRDFHGYSTYRGSTYNSFLVIDEKVTLFDTVKHSHMDQLLYNIGKIIDPKEIDYIVVNHVELDHSGSLPKMMEIVQPEKLICSPMGEKALIAHFHREDWPYHIVKSGDEISLGARTVQFLETRMLHWPDSMFSYLQEDGILFTSDAFGQHLASTERFDDELELDEIMQESAKYYANILNLFSPLIRKLLRTIKEMDLDLKIIAPDHGLIWRSHQDKILAAYEKWSNQEHSNRALIIYDSMWHSTEEMAKSISIGLEEEGVPAELINMQVHHRSDVVTKVLDARALILGSPTLNNGILPRMAGLLSYMKGLKPARKLGAAFGSYGWSGEAVAQLNTIMDEMKIERINDGLRLKYVPTEESLDQCREYGRELGRSILASEEGK is encoded by the coding sequence ATGAATAAGAATAAACTTGCCAAGGGCATATATTGGGTAGGAGCAGTTGACTGGGACGTACGGGATTTTCACGGATACTCCACCTATAGGGGATCAACCTATAACTCTTTTTTAGTCATCGATGAAAAGGTGACCCTCTTTGACACCGTGAAACATTCCCACATGGATCAACTGCTCTACAATATAGGAAAAATAATTGATCCAAAGGAGATTGACTATATTGTCGTTAACCACGTAGAACTCGATCACTCTGGCTCCCTACCGAAGATGATGGAGATCGTCCAACCTGAAAAGCTCATCTGCTCACCCATGGGAGAAAAGGCACTGATCGCCCACTTTCATAGGGAAGACTGGCCCTACCATATAGTAAAATCCGGCGATGAAATTTCCCTCGGGGCCCGCACCGTTCAGTTTCTGGAAACACGAATGCTGCATTGGCCCGACTCCATGTTTTCCTACCTACAGGAAGATGGCATCCTCTTCACCAGCGACGCCTTTGGCCAACATCTTGCCAGTACAGAACGTTTTGACGATGAACTTGAGTTGGACGAAATCATGCAGGAGAGCGCTAAATACTATGCTAACATCCTCAATCTCTTCTCCCCGCTGATAAGAAAGTTGCTGCGCACCATCAAAGAAATGGACCTGGATTTAAAAATAATCGCCCCGGACCACGGCCTTATCTGGCGTAGCCACCAGGATAAAATCCTTGCCGCCTACGAGAAATGGAGCAATCAGGAACATTCTAACAGGGCTCTGATAATCTACGACAGCATGTGGCACTCCACCGAGGAGATGGCCAAGTCCATCTCCATAGGACTTGAAGAGGAGGGTGTACCGGCAGAGCTTATCAATATGCAGGTTCATCACCGCAGTGATGTGGTAACAAAAGTGCTTGATGCCCGGGCCCTCATCCTTGGCAGCCCAACCCTGAACAACGGCATCCTGCCTCGTATGGCAGGGCTTTTGAGCTATATGAAGGGACTGAAACCGGCGAGAAAGTTGGGGGCGGCCTTTGGCTCCTATGGTTGGAGCGGCGAGGCAGTGGCCCAACTCAACACCATAATGGATGAGATGAAAATAGAGCGGATAAATGATGGTCTGCGCCTCAAATATGTTCCCACCGAGGAGAGCCTTGACCAGTGTCGTGAATATGGTCGTGAACTTGGCCGGAGCATCCTCGCGAGTGAAGAGGGAAAATAG
- a CDS encoding ferredoxin has product MKEKSESCGLWFQFPVIDLGLCSECLGCIEIAPNIFVYNYDLGMMEVIEQESYDRQLVDEAMKNCPKKCISWEC; this is encoded by the coding sequence GTGAAAGAGAAGAGTGAGAGCTGTGGACTGTGGTTTCAGTTTCCGGTGATAGATCTTGGTCTATGCAGTGAGTGCCTTGGCTGCATCGAAATTGCGCCGAATATTTTTGTCTATAATTATGACCTTGGTATGATGGAGGTGATTGAACAGGAGAGCTATGATCGACAGCTGGTTGATGAGGCCATGAAGAACTGTCCAAAAAAATGTATTAGCTGGGAGTGCTAG
- a CDS encoding VTT domain-containing protein, with translation MKKIEDIANHCIECKICLKECLFLQEKGTPGEICTAYLQEGKDGVDPFLCNMCGLCQAVCPCSLDMPAAVLAMREDVQKKEGGNPAHRGILAYENWGDSKLLRLEHLPQGCSTIFFPGCALAATRDRVTERAYHFLQERDPSIGIILACCHKPSHDLGKQDLFTSSLERLLSRLREEGIKKIITACPSCYRIFKEYGQGFDTISIYEELRESPPICKGNFSQTFSIHDACSTRFSVEIQNAVREILPKNMKIKESVHSKEKTICCGEGGAVSCLAPRFRESWQKREREAGGEKIITYCAGCSVSLGKNFSTVHLLDILFDEEGCATGKEQKTAFPFTYLHRFLLKKRLEKDHATASKTPWAKAALLITIISLACTLRVKGVDNFLQKEHLELLILHMQNLSPLLYISIMALVPVCFLPAFPFVMVAGLLYGHVWGIIYAMTGASLGAALSFLVSRYIAGNWLQNKMKGLFRKGQGEQLESMIEKHGWKIVFALRLIPLFPFTPLNYALGLSGIRFHHYLLATILGILPACTAFILFSNSLPALLSGEMGPLFFVGAGLMLSLSVISILGRKKLLARSK, from the coding sequence ATGAAAAAAATAGAAGATATTGCCAACCACTGCATAGAATGTAAAATCTGCCTCAAAGAGTGTCTCTTTCTTCAGGAAAAAGGCACTCCGGGTGAAATTTGCACGGCCTATCTACAAGAGGGGAAAGATGGAGTAGACCCCTTTCTCTGTAATATGTGCGGACTCTGCCAAGCAGTCTGTCCCTGCTCTCTGGATATGCCGGCGGCAGTGCTTGCCATGCGAGAAGATGTGCAAAAAAAAGAGGGTGGTAATCCTGCCCATAGGGGCATTCTTGCCTACGAAAATTGGGGCGACAGCAAGCTTCTTCGTCTGGAGCATCTGCCGCAGGGGTGTTCCACCATATTCTTCCCCGGATGCGCCCTTGCCGCCACCCGGGACAGGGTTACCGAACGAGCCTACCACTTCCTGCAAGAGAGAGATCCCAGCATTGGTATTATCCTCGCCTGTTGCCATAAGCCGTCCCACGATCTTGGTAAACAGGACCTTTTTACCTCCTCCCTCGAACGACTTTTAAGCCGTCTCAGAGAAGAGGGCATCAAGAAAATCATCACCGCCTGCCCGAGCTGTTACCGTATCTTTAAAGAGTATGGGCAGGGCTTCGACACCATTTCCATCTATGAAGAGCTCAGGGAGTCCCCCCCCATCTGTAAGGGAAATTTTTCTCAGACATTTTCCATCCACGATGCCTGCAGCACCCGTTTTTCAGTGGAGATACAGAATGCTGTGCGCGAAATACTTCCCAAAAACATGAAAATTAAAGAGAGCGTTCATAGCAAGGAGAAGACCATCTGTTGCGGGGAGGGCGGAGCTGTAAGCTGCCTTGCCCCCAGGTTTCGTGAGAGTTGGCAGAAGAGAGAAAGAGAGGCAGGCGGGGAAAAGATCATTACCTACTGTGCAGGTTGCTCAGTCAGCCTCGGCAAGAACTTTTCCACCGTCCACCTGCTGGATATCCTCTTTGACGAAGAGGGCTGTGCCACAGGTAAAGAACAAAAGACAGCCTTTCCATTCACCTATCTGCATCGTTTCTTACTTAAAAAACGCTTAGAAAAAGACCACGCAACAGCAAGCAAGACCCCATGGGCTAAGGCCGCGCTACTGATCACCATCATCTCTCTCGCCTGTACCCTCAGGGTCAAGGGAGTAGACAATTTCCTGCAAAAGGAACACCTTGAGCTACTCATCCTGCACATGCAGAACCTTTCCCCCCTGCTCTATATCAGCATTATGGCTCTGGTTCCCGTATGCTTTCTGCCGGCCTTCCCCTTTGTTATGGTGGCAGGCCTCCTCTATGGCCATGTATGGGGTATCATCTATGCCATGACAGGGGCAAGCCTTGGAGCGGCGCTCTCCTTTCTGGTATCAAGATACATCGCCGGGAATTGGCTACAGAACAAAATGAAAGGTCTCTTTAGAAAAGGACAAGGGGAACAACTCGAGTCCATGATCGAAAAACATGGTTGGAAAATAGTCTTTGCCCTACGACTGATCCCACTCTTTCCCTTTACCCCGCTCAACTATGCCCTCGGACTCTCCGGCATTCGCTTCCACCACTATCTACTGGCAACCATCCTCGGTATCCTACCTGCCTGTACAGCCTTTATTCTCTTTTCTAACTCACTGCCAGCACTCCTCAGTGGAGAAATGGGCCCCCTCTTTTTTGTCGGTGCAGGCCTTATGCTCTCTCTGAGCGTCATCTCTATCCTGGGAAGAAAAAAACTCCTGGCAAGATCAAAATAA
- a CDS encoding TVP38/TMEM64 family protein: MKIFKPLIFIAIITLLCIPFWQSIEQVFFLFSIYDLDSIKGYILSFGPWAPIVSFLLMIFQSIIAPLPAFLITFANATLFGWVYGAILSWVSAMAGALLCFWIARFLGREMVEKLTSKEALKGVDGFFERHGKYAILIARLLPFVSFDIVSYAAGLTSMSFWQFLWATGIGQLPATLVYSYAGEMLTGGAKTFVTALFILFAFSVLALLLRKIYRDRKTANPL; this comes from the coding sequence ATGAAGATATTCAAACCACTGATTTTTATCGCCATAATTACCCTGCTGTGCATCCCCTTCTGGCAGAGCATTGAGCAGGTCTTCTTTCTCTTCAGTATATACGACCTTGACTCTATTAAAGGCTATATACTTAGCTTTGGCCCCTGGGCACCGATTGTCTCCTTTCTCCTGATGATCTTTCAATCCATTATCGCCCCCCTGCCCGCCTTTCTCATTACCTTTGCCAATGCCACCCTCTTCGGTTGGGTCTACGGAGCCATTCTCTCTTGGGTAAGCGCCATGGCAGGTGCCCTGCTCTGCTTCTGGATTGCCCGTTTTCTAGGACGAGAGATGGTGGAAAAACTGACCTCAAAAGAGGCCCTGAAAGGAGTGGACGGTTTTTTTGAAAGACATGGCAAATATGCCATCCTCATCGCCCGCCTCCTGCCCTTTGTCTCCTTTGATATTGTCAGCTACGCGGCAGGACTCACCTCCATGAGCTTCTGGCAGTTCCTCTGGGCAACGGGTATCGGCCAACTTCCGGCGACCCTGGTCTATTCCTATGCAGGAGAGATGCTTACGGGGGGGGCAAAGACCTTTGTCACCGCCCTCTTTATCCTCTTTGCCTTCTCTGTCCTGGCTCTGCTCCTACGCAAAATTTACCGAGACAGAAAAACGGCAAACCCTCTCTAA
- a CDS encoding methyltransferase domain-containing protein, with protein sequence MHDYNETLYQELPKEIIDSFCGVGNPFLPDTSKNKSLLDIGCGSGLDMIIASKTLGKTAKIYGVDLNAEMVKLANNNFKRLGLKNCRALTSKDEVLPFADNSFDLVISNGVFNLSLQKTLLFAEVFRVLKPQGKLQFADIVLRKKLPTEMKGAAAWSN encoded by the coding sequence TTGCACGACTACAACGAGACTCTTTATCAGGAACTGCCAAAGGAGATTATCGACTCTTTTTGCGGGGTGGGAAATCCTTTTCTGCCGGACACATCCAAAAACAAGAGCCTCCTCGACATTGGTTGTGGTAGTGGTCTGGATATGATTATTGCCAGCAAGACCCTGGGCAAGACGGCAAAGATCTACGGAGTGGATCTCAATGCGGAGATGGTAAAGCTGGCAAATAACAATTTTAAGAGGCTGGGCCTGAAGAACTGCCGGGCTCTGACCAGCAAAGATGAGGTCTTGCCCTTTGCCGATAACTCCTTTGATCTGGTCATCTCCAATGGCGTATTCAACCTCTCCTTGCAAAAGACACTCCTCTTCGCCGAGGTGTTTCGCGTACTCAAGCCACAAGGAAAGCTACAGTTTGCTGATATTGTTCTGCGGAAAAAACTGCCCACGGAGATGAAGGGAGCAGCCGCCTGGTCAAACTGA
- a CDS encoding class I SAM-dependent methyltransferase — protein MIYDSYDDEPEDQFTELDEESYTAFYQLEMGQFKEDLAFYEKHLPAKGRVLELGCGAGRLSQPLIKSGWQLTGVDLSPSMLKRAGEMSPQLKTHCMDIRQLQLDSFPAIIAPYNVLNLLTEIEDIKKCLRSVHGHLLAGGVFLAEFAVLREESTLFQQGKTFQFQIFDMGDERLVKEIIRHHLPEEGLIEIEERYRLRIRGGHNSDQRRVFRINALREEEWRQIIGSCGFSVEKVYNNYTLKEADTESGRVLAVLRPQ, from the coding sequence ATGATCTATGACAGCTATGATGACGAGCCCGAAGACCAGTTTACTGAACTGGACGAAGAGAGCTATACGGCCTTTTACCAACTAGAGATGGGCCAGTTCAAAGAGGATCTGGCCTTTTATGAAAAACATCTGCCCGCGAAGGGCAGAGTACTTGAACTGGGCTGCGGTGCAGGCAGGCTCAGTCAGCCGCTGATAAAGTCTGGATGGCAACTAACGGGGGTGGATCTCTCCCCCTCCATGCTGAAGCGAGCAGGAGAGATGAGCCCCCAGCTGAAGACACATTGCATGGATATTCGTCAGCTCCAGCTGGACAGCTTTCCGGCCATCATTGCCCCCTACAATGTCCTTAATCTGCTGACAGAGATAGAAGACATCAAAAAATGTCTCCGCTCTGTGCATGGGCATCTGCTTGCAGGGGGTGTTTTTTTGGCAGAGTTTGCCGTCCTCAGGGAGGAGTCGACGCTTTTCCAACAGGGGAAGACCTTTCAGTTTCAGATCTTTGATATGGGGGATGAGCGTCTGGTCAAGGAGATTATCCGTCACCACCTGCCAGAAGAGGGCCTTATCGAGATCGAGGAGAGGTATCGACTGCGAATTCGGGGTGGGCACAATTCAGATCAACGAAGGGTTTTCAGAATCAATGCCCTGCGAGAAGAGGAGTGGCGCCAGATCATAGGGTCCTGTGGTTTTTCTGTGGAAAAGGTCTACAATAACTATACACTTAAAGAGGCAGACACGGAAAGTGGACGGGTGCTTGCCGTACTTCGTCCCCAGTAA
- a CDS encoding NADH peroxidase, giving the protein MQKYVCTICGYVHEGDSAPVKCPQCNAPAAKFKVQDASAGLAWADEHVIGLAEGVDQEIVEALRANFTGECTEVGMYLAMSRQADREGFPEVAEAYKRIAFEEADHAAKFAELLGEVVSSSTKANLEARLAAEHGACEGKKILATRAKELNYDAIHDTVHEMCKDEARHGQAFAGLLKRYFKG; this is encoded by the coding sequence ATGCAAAAATATGTATGCACTATCTGTGGTTATGTTCATGAAGGTGATTCCGCCCCTGTAAAATGTCCCCAGTGTAACGCACCGGCGGCAAAGTTTAAAGTACAAGACGCAAGTGCAGGACTTGCCTGGGCCGATGAGCATGTAATTGGCCTTGCAGAGGGTGTTGATCAGGAGATAGTTGAAGCTCTTCGTGCTAACTTTACCGGTGAGTGTACCGAGGTTGGTATGTACCTTGCCATGAGTCGTCAGGCAGATCGTGAAGGTTTTCCTGAAGTTGCAGAGGCATATAAGCGTATTGCCTTTGAAGAGGCAGATCACGCAGCAAAATTTGCCGAGCTTCTCGGTGAAGTGGTGAGCAGCAGCACTAAGGCCAACCTCGAAGCTCGTCTTGCCGCAGAGCACGGTGCCTGTGAGGGTAAGAAGATTCTTGCCACCCGCGCCAAGGAACTGAATTACGACGCCATCCACGATACCGTTCACGAGATGTGTAAGGACGAAGCTCGTCATGGTCAGGCCTTTGCCGGTCTGCTCAAGCGCTATTTTAAAGGCTAG
- the fliS gene encoding flagellar export chaperone FliS produces MSLQKMDQYQRNQIETASPEQILLMLYDGAIRFLRRAKGGLAENDITEMRYGINKTMAIVTEFSNTLNHEEGGKIAEDLDALYAFMIRELNDATIKPDLEKLESVEALLVDLRGTWGEAVEKNNQELREGRGVKIPAAGKNSGVQRPSIATTPAVAHGRAGMAAYGNAPKPAKSATSAYAKPTQMPESYTPLSVSR; encoded by the coding sequence ATGAGCCTACAGAAGATGGATCAGTATCAGCGAAACCAGATCGAAACAGCCTCACCGGAACAAATTCTCCTGATGCTCTATGACGGAGCTATTCGTTTTCTACGTCGAGCCAAGGGCGGCCTTGCTGAAAATGATATCACCGAGATGCGCTATGGAATTAATAAGACCATGGCCATTGTCACCGAATTTTCCAATACCCTGAACCATGAAGAGGGTGGCAAGATCGCCGAGGATCTCGATGCACTCTACGCCTTTATGATCAGGGAGCTGAACGATGCCACCATCAAGCCAGATCTAGAAAAATTAGAGAGTGTGGAAGCCCTATTGGTGGATCTGCGGGGTACCTGGGGCGAGGCTGTGGAAAAGAATAATCAGGAACTGCGAGAAGGACGGGGGGTGAAGATCCCTGCTGCCGGGAAAAATAGTGGTGTCCAACGACCATCCATTGCCACCACACCTGCGGTCGCCCATGGCAGGGCTGGAATGGCCGCCTATGGCAATGCTCCTAAGCCTGCAAAATCTGCGACAAGTGCTTATGCCAAGCCTACCCAGATGCCAGAGAGCTACACTCCGCTCTCTGTTTCCCGTTAA
- the fliD gene encoding flagellar filament capping protein FliD, which produces MGDISFGGLATGLPTEDLIAGLMKAESKPLDRLEKQKTNDATHLEAYEEYNDLLDELRESVSAMHLTSDVRTTDVKLSNEDTLSASSSGAATGSYNVAVTQLAQVQKNVTAGVSSQSEAMFSNGHLTINDTKIVFDGDKTNLDGMLEAINSVADKTGVTASIINDGKETDNYHLVFAGKDASTDFTISTDLKVKGAEGETVDFANTRTSVAQQSIAYVDGIEIQSNSNTLKGVVGGLTLNLNEVSKVISPADGDTPAVYATTVVELTANSDSLKEKIEGFVSAYNKAMDWIVSGYEYKAENDKKIDASSSDAEKEAAAGQKSKKLSNLLRGDPTLNKAKRELQSILGESADNSSKFNILSEIGIKTQRDGTLLVNKTKLDKALDENYGDVVTLFAGDASKDGLMDKLNSKLLEQTSATRGVYAEKKGHYKATGKRIDKQIANQKTQLESIEKRYRAQFTALELLVSKMNSQSSYISQYLTDSTSK; this is translated from the coding sequence ATGGGAGATATTAGTTTTGGCGGTTTGGCAACGGGACTGCCCACCGAGGATTTAATCGCTGGTCTGATGAAGGCTGAGAGTAAACCCCTTGACCGTCTGGAAAAACAAAAAACCAACGACGCCACTCACCTTGAGGCCTATGAAGAGTATAACGATCTGCTGGATGAGTTACGGGAATCCGTCTCTGCCATGCATCTCACCTCCGATGTGCGGACAACCGATGTAAAGCTCAGTAACGAAGACACCCTGTCGGCAAGCTCTAGCGGGGCGGCAACGGGCAGCTACAATGTTGCCGTTACCCAGCTGGCCCAGGTACAAAAAAACGTCACAGCTGGTGTCTCCAGCCAGAGCGAGGCCATGTTCAGCAATGGTCATCTTACCATTAACGATACCAAAATCGTCTTTGATGGCGATAAAACCAACCTTGATGGGATGCTGGAGGCCATCAACTCCGTGGCTGATAAGACGGGGGTGACCGCCTCCATCATCAACGATGGCAAGGAGACGGATAATTACCATCTGGTCTTTGCCGGAAAAGATGCCTCCACGGACTTTACCATTAGCACCGACCTGAAGGTGAAGGGCGCTGAGGGGGAGACCGTGGATTTTGCCAATACACGCACCAGCGTTGCCCAACAGTCCATTGCCTATGTGGATGGTATTGAAATACAGAGCAACAGCAACACTCTAAAAGGCGTTGTTGGCGGACTGACCCTGAACCTGAACGAGGTAAGCAAGGTGATCAGCCCAGCAGACGGTGATACGCCTGCAGTCTATGCCACCACCGTGGTTGAACTCACGGCCAACAGCGATTCTCTGAAAGAGAAGATCGAAGGTTTTGTCTCGGCCTATAATAAGGCCATGGACTGGATTGTTTCTGGTTATGAATATAAGGCAGAGAACGATAAGAAGATCGACGCCAGCAGTAGCGACGCAGAAAAAGAAGCCGCGGCAGGACAAAAATCAAAAAAACTCAGTAATCTCTTACGGGGTGACCCCACCCTGAACAAGGCCAAGAGAGAGTTGCAGAGTATCCTCGGTGAGAGTGCTGATAATTCCAGCAAGTTCAATATTCTCAGTGAAATTGGTATTAAAACCCAAAGAGACGGCACCTTGCTGGTCAACAAGACCAAGCTGGACAAGGCTCTTGATGAGAACTATGGCGATGTTGTTACTCTCTTTGCAGGCGATGCCAGCAAAGATGGGCTCATGGACAAGCTGAACAGCAAACTCCTTGAACAGACCTCCGCTACCCGAGGGGTCTATGCTGAAAAGAAAGGCCACTATAAGGCTACGGGCAAACGAATAGACAAGCAGATTGCCAACCAGAAAACCCAGCTTGAAAGCATAGAAAAACGTTATCGGGCCCAGTTTACTGCCCTTGAGCTGTTGGTGAGCAAGATGAATAGCCAAAGCAGCTATATAAGCCAGTATCTCACCGATAGCACGAGCAAATAG
- a CDS encoding flagellar protein FlaG gives MIVDSSTIQGNSNQNSLRPADEIDLKRRAQEKSDLAQADADEQKDLQPEELLDQIKSITEDGLYSVRFEKNVDSNSMVIKILDAKTDEVLRQVPSEEILNLRKQLAGLQGNIIDTKK, from the coding sequence ATGATTGTTGACAGCAGCACCATCCAAGGAAATTCCAACCAAAACAGTCTGCGCCCCGCAGATGAGATTGATCTTAAACGTCGTGCCCAGGAAAAGAGTGATCTGGCCCAGGCAGATGCCGATGAGCAGAAGGATCTGCAACCCGAAGAACTCCTCGATCAGATCAAGTCCATCACCGAAGATGGTCTCTATAGCGTTCGTTTTGAAAAAAATGTCGATTCTAACTCTATGGTTATAAAGATTCTTGATGCCAAGACCGATGAAGTACTGCGGCAGGTTCCCAGCGAGGAGATCTTGAATTTAAGAAAACAACTTGCCGGCCTACAGGGAAATATCATCGACACAAAAAAATAA